A stretch of the Vigna radiata var. radiata cultivar VC1973A chromosome 7, Vradiata_ver6, whole genome shotgun sequence genome encodes the following:
- the LOC106766343 gene encoding L-type lectin-domain containing receptor kinase IX.1-like has translation MASSGWRTFLFLFIINTTKVQPHSFDYPNFNSSYAKQLKLEGNASTSGSAIQLTVNATDPKNNGSGTVGRVTYPEEINLWDKSSNELKDFITNFSFVVSSNQSTYGDGLAFFLASPNLPSTDDENLRGGGLGIGLVAGTENLIEADYQFVAVEFDTYSDNWDPDGAHVGVNINAMKSDIFETWWPNITQGEVCNCSIVYNSRRNILEVSFTGSKLGAGNETTQQLSYHVNIRDQLPKSVIVGISAATGGYAEEHTLLSWSFSTSTSPPPSVVNSTKKCKLISSIMLEGIVIGTVLFFILLGLVYILLRRMNKGKEKRTSHLKMDDDFHERTTEISYHELAAATNNFKETHKLGQGSLGCVYKGYFEYLNSYVAIKKISAGSPQGLKEYAAEVTIVSQLRHRNLMKLTGWCHKKNDLFLIYEYMPNGSLDSCLFGGEKFLSWKMRYNIALGLASALLYLQEEWEKCVLHRDIKSSNILLDSNFNPKLGDFSQARLVDHDKGSETTDVAGTMGYIAPECMNTGQARKESDIFSFGIVVLEIATGRKAVQREDMEGEVSVVEWVWGLYGLRNLLAAVDPKLHGEFDVQQMECLVVVGLWCANPDFECRPTIRQVMKVLKFEASLPILSQQIPCKPLSVQ, from the coding sequence ATGGCTTCGAGTGGATGGAgaacctttttatttttgttcataatCAACACTACAAAAGTTCAACCTCACTCTTTCGATTACCCAAACTTCAATTCATCTTATGCAAAGCAACTAAAGTTGGAAGGTAATGCTTCCACCTCAGGTTCTGCTATCCAACTCACAGTGAACGCAACGGATCCAAAGAACAACGGATCTGGGACAGTAGGAAGAGTGACATATCCAGAGGAGATAAATCTTTGGGACAAGAGTTCAAATGAACTAAAAGACTTCATTACCAACTTTTCCTTTGTTGTTTCCTCAAATCAGAGTACCTATGGAGATGGTTTGGCATTCTTCCTTGCAAGCCCAAATCTTCCATCCACAGACGATGAAAACCTAAGAGGGGGAGGCCTTGGTATAGGGCTTGTTGCTGGCACAGAAAATCTCATTGAGGCTGATTATCAATTTGTGGCAGTGGAGTTTGACACCTACTCAGACAACTGGGACCCAGATGGCGCTCATGTAGGTGTAAATATCAATGCTATGAAGTCTGATATATTCGAGACATGGTGGCCAAATATCACTCAAGGAGAAGTATGTAACTGTAGTATTGTATACAATTCTAGAAGGAATATTTTGGAGGTCTCTTTCACGGGATCCAAGTTAGGTGCTGGGAATGAAACTACTCAGCAACTTTCATACCACGTTAATATCAGAGATCAATTACCAAAGTCAGTTATCGTTGGCATATCAGCTGCGACAGGAGGATATGCTGAGGAACATACCTTGCTCTCATGGTCATTTAGCACAAGTACAAGCCCCCCACCAAGTGTGGTTAATTCAACGAAGAAATGCAAGTTAATTAGTTCAATAATGTTGGAGGGAATTGTAATTGGTacagttttgttttttattctgttAGGGTTGGTGTATATTTTGTTAAGAAGGATgaacaaaggaaaagaaaagcgCACTTCTCATCTGAAGATGGATGATGACTTCCACGAGAGAACTACAGAGATCAGCTATCATGAATTGGCCGCTGCAACCAACAACTTTAAAGAGACACATAAACTAGGCCAAGGTAGCTTGGGCTGTGTTTATAAAGGCTATTTCGAATACTTGAACTCATATGTTGCGATAAAGAAGATATCAGCAGGTTCACCACAGGGTTTGAAGGAATATGCAGCAGAAGTGACGATCGTTAGCCAATTGAGGCACAGGAATTTGATGAAACTCACCGGTTGGTGCCACAAGAAGAATGATCTCTTCTTAATATACGAGTACATGCCAAATGGCAGCTTGGATTCTTGTCTTTTTGGTGGAGAGAAGTTCTTGTCATGGAAAATGAGGTACAATATAGCTCTTGGCTTGGCATCAGCATTGCTTTACCTTCAGGAAGAATGGGAGAAATGTGTGCTTCACAGGGACATCAAATCAAGCAACATATTGCTGGACTCCAACTTCAACCCTAAGCTTGGGGACTTTAGCCAGGCAAGGCTGGTGGATCATGATAAAGGGTCAGAAACGACGGATGTTGCTGGGACCATGGGTTACATAGCTCCTGAATGTATGAACACAGGCCAGGCTCGAAAGGAATCTGATATATTCAGTTTTGGAATTGTTGTGTTGGAGATAGCCACTGGAAGAAAAGCCGTTCAACGTGAAGACATGGAGGGTGAAGTATCGGTTGTTGAGTGGGTATGGGGGCTGTATGGATTGAGGAATCTCCTTGCAGCAGTAGATCCAAAGCTGCACGGGGAATTTGATGTGCAGCAAATGGAATGCTTAGTGGTTGTTGGTCTTTGGTGTGCTAATCCAGATTTTGAATGCAGACCAACCATAAGGCAAGTGATGAAGGTGCTTAAGTTTGAAGCTTCTTTGCCAATTCTCTCACAGCAGATCCCATGCAAGCCTCTTTCTGTCCAATAA